In one window of Equus asinus isolate D_3611 breed Donkey chromosome 16, EquAss-T2T_v2, whole genome shotgun sequence DNA:
- the LRRC8B gene encoding volume-regulated anion channel subunit LRRC8B: MITLTELKCLADAQSSYHILKPWWDVFWYYITLIMLLVAVLAGALQLTQSRVLCCLPCKVEFDNHCAVPWDILKASVNTSSDPRTPLPLPVRIQNDLHRQQYSYIDAVCYEKQLHWFAKFFPYLVLLHTLIFAACSNFWLHYPSTSSRLEHFVAILHKCFDSPWTTRALSETVAEQSVRPLTLSKSKVLLSSSGCSADVDSNKQSLPYPQPGLESAGIESPTSSVLDKKEGEQAKAIFEKVKRFRMHVEQKDIIYRVYLKQIIVKVILFVLIITYVPYFLTYITLEIDCSVDVQAFTGYKRYQCVYSLAEIFKVLASFYVILVILYGLTSSYSLWWMLRSSLKQYSFEALREKSNYSDIPDVKNDFAFILHLADQYDPLYSKRFSIFLSEVSENKLKQINLNNEWTVEKLKSKLVRNSQDKVELHLFMLNGLPDNVFELTEIEVLSLELIPEVKLPSTVSQLVNLKELHVYHSSLVVDHPALAFLEENLKILRLKFTEMGKIPRWVFHLKNLKELYLSGCVLPEQLSTMQVEGFQDLKNLRTLYLKSSLSRIPQVITDLLPSLQKLSLDNEGSKLVVLNNLKKMVNLKSLELISCDLERIPHSIFSLNNLHELDLKENNLKTVEEIISFQHLQNLSCLKLWHNNIAYIPAQIGALSNLEQLSLDHNNIENLPLQLFLCTKLHYLDLSYNHLTFIPEEIQYLSNLQYFAVTNNNIEMLPDGLFQCKKLQCLLLGKNSLMSLSPHVGELSNLTHLELIGNYLETLPPELEGCQSLKRSCLIVEENLLATLPVPVTERLQTCLDKC; this comes from the exons ATGATTACGCTAACAGAGCTAAAATGTTTAGCAGATGCCCAGTCATCTTATCACATCCTCAAGCCATGGTGGGACGTCTTCTGGTATTACATCACCCTGATCATGCTGCTGGTGGCTGTGCTGGCCGGAGCGCTCCAGCTGACGCAGAGCAGGGTTCTGTGCTGTCTTCCGTGTAAGGTGGAATTCGACAATCACTGCGCCGTGCCTTGGGACATCCTGAAAGCCAGCGTGAACACGTCCTCTGATCCTAGGACACCGCTTCCGCTGCCTGTCAGAATCCAGAATGACCTCCACCGCCAGCAGTACTCTTATATCGACGCCGTCTGTTACGAGAAACAGCTCCACTGGTTCGCAAAGTTTTTCCCCTACCTGGTGCTCTTGCACACGCTCATCTTTGCAGCCTGCAGCAACTTCTGGCTTCACTACCCCAGTACCAGCTCCAGGCTGGAACATTTTGTGGCCATCCTTCACAAGTGCTTCGACTCTCCATGGACCACCCGCGCCCTGTCAGAAACGGTGGCCGAGCAGTCTGTGAGGCCCCTGACACTCTCCAAGTCCAAGGTTTTGCTTTCCTCCTCAGGGTGTTCAGCCGATGTTGACTCCAACAAGCAGTCGTTGCCCTACCCGCAGCCTGGCTTGGAGTCAGCTGGCATAGAAAGCCCAACTTCCAGCGTCCTGGACAAGAAGGAGGGCGAACAGGCCAAAGCCATCTTTGAAAAAGTGAAAAGGTTCCGCATGCACGTGGAGCAGAAGGACATCATTTATAGAGTGTATCTGAAGCAGATTATAGTCAAAGTCATTTTGTTTGTCCTCATCATAACTTACGTTCCGTATTTTTTAACCTATATCACTCTTGAAATTGACTGTTCAGTTGACGTGCAGGCTTTTACAGGATATAAGCGCTACCAGTGTGTCTACTCCTTGGCAGAAATATTTAAGGTCCTGGCTTCGTTTTATGTCATTTTGGTTATACTTTATGGCCTCACCTCCTCCTACAGCTTGTGGTGGATGCTGAGGAGTTCCCTGAAGCAATATTCCTTTGAGGCgttgagagaaaaaagcaacTACAGCGATATTCCTGATGTCAAGAATGACTTCGCCTTCATCCTCCATCTGGCTGATCAGTATGATCCTCTTTATTCTAAACGCTTCTCCATATTCCTTTCGGAGGTCAGTGAGAACAAACTGAAACAGATCAACCTCAATAACGAATGGACGGTTGAGAAACTGAAAAGTAAGCTTGTGAGGAATTCCCAGGACAAGGTAGAACTGCATCTTTTTATGTTAAACGGTCTTCCAGACAATGTCTTTGAGCTAACTGAAATTGAAGTGCTAAGCCTGGAGCTTATCCCTGAGGTCAAGCTGCCCTCCACAGTCTCCCAGCTGGTCAACCTCAAGGAGCTTCATGTGTACCATTCGTCTCTGGTGGTAGACCATCCTGCACTAGCCTTCCTAGAGGAGAATTTAAAAATCCTCCGCCTGAAATTTACTGAAATGGGGAAAATTCCGCGCTGGGTATTTCACCTGAAGAATCTCAAGGAACTTTATCTGTCAGGCTGTGTTCTGCCTGAGCAGTTGAGTACCATGCAAGTGGAGGGATTTCAGGACTTAAAAAACCTGAGGACCCTTTACTTGAAGAGCAGCCTCTCCCGGATCCCGCAAGTCATTACAGACCTCCTGCCTTCACTGCAGAAGTTGTCCCTCGATAATGAGGGGAGCAAACTGGTTGTGTTGAACAACTTGAAAAAGATGGTCAATCTGAAAAGCCTAGAGCTGATCAGCTGCGACCTGGAACGCATTCCACACTCCATTTTTAGCCTGAACAATTTGCATGAGTTAgacctaaaagaaaataatcttaaaactGTGGAAGAGATCATTAGCTTTCAGCATCTTCAGAATCTTTCCTGCTTAAAGTTGTGGCACAATAACATTGCTTATATTCCTGCCCAAATTGGGGCATTATCTAATCTAGAGCAGCTCTCTTTGGACCATAATAATATTGAGAATCTGCCCCTGCAGCTTTTCCTATGCACCAAACTACACTATTTGGATCTAAGCTATAACCACCTGACCTTCATTCCAGAAGAAATCCAGTATCTAAGTAATTTGCAGTACTTTGCTGTGACCAACAACAAT atTGAGATGCTACCAGATGGGCTGTTTCAGTGCAAAAAGCTGCAGTGTTTACTTTTGGGGAAAAATAGCCTGATGAGTTTGTCCCCTCACGTGGGTGAGCTGTCGAACCTTACTCATCTGGAGCTCATTGGTAATTACCTGGAAACACTTCCTCCTGAACTGGAAGGATGTCAGTCCCTAAAACGGAGCTGTCTGATTGTTGAGGAAAATTTGCTCGCTACTCTTCCTGTCCCTGTCACAGAACGTTTGCAGACGTGCTTAGATAAATGTTGa